The Hypanus sabinus isolate sHypSab1 unplaced genomic scaffold, sHypSab1.hap1 scaffold_355, whole genome shotgun sequence genome includes a region encoding these proteins:
- the LOC132388585 gene encoding N-acetyllactosaminide beta-1,3-N-acetylglucosaminyltransferase 3-like, producing MSGHWRFYEKVVLGVVITLRLLFVFWGNDQRREIDVAETVHRNDLPKVVTGDATESVLKPKCHANTTLLHLSSFHQEKEHIKNFLMYKHCREFDMIQNVPDKCGGREESQNVFLLLVIKSHPFNQDRREMIRKTWGREREFNGVLIKRVFISGVSPDQKESRKLNQLLAMENREHRDILQWDFLDTFFNLTLKQYKLLQWVSEFCPSAKFIFNGDDDVFANTDNMVDYLLDMKVHQHLFVGRLIYGFGPKRQKSSKYYVPEIVTTIKSYPPYIGGAGILMSVYTAHIIFHIAQDLELYPIDDVFLGMCLAKAGLAPHSHSGFRTAGVRVPSTQDESFNPCYYRELLLVHRFRPFELLLMWDAVHDANLKCARAPQESASTERTT from the coding sequence ATGAGCGGACATTGGCGATTCTATGAGAAAGTAGTGCTGGGTGTTGTTATTACTCTGAGATTGTTATTCGTCTTCTGGGGTAATGACCAACGTCGAGAGATTGATGTTGCAGAAACTGTTCATCGCAATGACCTGCCCAAGGTTGTTACTGGTGATGCAACTGAATCAGTGCTCAAGCCAAAGTGCCACGCGAACACGACATTGCTGCACCTGTCCTCATTTCATCAAGAGAAAGAGCACATAAAAAACTTCTTGATGTATAAACACTGTCGAGAATTTGACATGATTCAAAATGTTCCAGACAAATGTGGTGGTCGAGAAGAATCTCAGAATGTCTTCCTGCTCCTGGTCATCAAATCTCACCCTTTCAACCAGGATCGGCGGGAAATGATAAGGAAGACCTGGGGCAGAGAACGCGAATTCAATGGGGTCCTAATTAAGAGAGTCTTTATTTCTGGTGTCTCTCCTGACCAAAAAGAAAGTAGGAAATTGAATCAGCTGTTAGCCATggaaaacagagaacacagagataTCCTACAATGGGATTTCTTGGATACCTTTTTCAACCTCACCCTCAAACAATACAAGTTGCTGCAGTGGGTCAGTGAATTTTGCCCCAGTGCTAAATTCATCTTCAATGGAGATGATGATGTCTTTGCCAATACCGATAACATGGTTGATTACTTGCTAGACATGAAGGttcaccaacacctgtttgtggGCCGTCTCATTTATGGGTTTGGACCCAAACGCCAGAAGTCGAGCAAGTATTATGTGCCAGAAATAGTGACCACCATCAAGTCGTACCCACCATACATTGGTGGAGCGGGCATACTTATGTCTGTGTATACAGCTCACATCATTTTTCACATAGCCCAAGACCTTGAACTataccccattgatgatgtattttTGGGGATGTGTCTGGCCAAGGCTGGACTAGCCCCACACTCCCATAGCGGATTCAGGACAGCTGGAGTCAGGGTTCCTTCAACCCAAGATGAATCTTTCAATCCTTGCTATTACCGTGAGTTGCTGCTAGTGCACCGTTTCCGGCCTTTCGAACTGCTACTGATGTGGGATGCGGTGCATGATGCCAATCTGAAGTGTGCTCGTGCTCCCCAGGAGTCTGCATCCACGGAAAGGACCACATGA